cttgttataattatgggttatacaggaaaaaatacttcaaaaattatcagatcatatttcttagactgTTTTAATacaattacctgatgatcccaagtgacaagggatcacttgactgtgaccttgacctactttctggttgtttaagatacagccttgaaatttggatgacatgtacagttttgcacaccgatcttaaaactgactcagtTACCATTAGTGTGACCTACcgacctaccttcttaatattttaccatAAGTTTATGATTTGAAagatgtggctcatattactcaggtgagcctCTTGTTAACTGACCATAACCACTTTTTCTGTGCTACAGCATagatttatttttcagttttaggtatattttaaggTTTCTCTACCAGGTAAGGAGGTATTTTGCGGACTTAGAAAAGCAAAGTATagatttcttgtggacttacttccctttgttgctgcTATAAAGAGCTTATTACCTGGTTGTTAGAATAGTGTGTTGGCATTATTAGGGTTTACTGTTGACCAAAGTTAtactgaatatgttttactgtaacatcttCATTACGTGACattttggcactcttgttacGAATGTGAAATGCTTCTGATCATGTTTACCATGAAAAGACCGATACATGCCTAAATGAAttggcaagaaaacactaaatataTTCTCCGAaatgatatttgagccgtgccatgagaaaaccaacatagtgggtttgcgaccatcatggatccagaccagcctgcacatccgcgcagtctggtcaggatccatgctgttcgctttcaaatcctattgcaattagagaaactgttagcgaacagcatggaacctgaccagactgcgcggatgcgcaggctggtctggatccatgctggtcgcaaacccactatgttggttttcccatggcacggctcatttatagcTGGAGCCAATTGATAATCTAACTTGATTCAACACTGCCAGCAATGCGGCAGCCATtttcttttaatcaaaatttatatcGGAAAATTATAAGCAAGCTATGGAATACATCCTGTTTCCATGTGGCATCTGTTGACCATTTAAAATGCAAGAAATTTATGAAAGGCaagataaaatgtatatatagtatatgtGTAATGTTACATTGCTTTCTATCTTTTGCAGATCTATACATACCTTTGATGGATCCCAATTTTGTATCAGTTAATCAGTATTAGAAAGCTAGAACAAAGGGGGAAAACCACTTAAAACGTGTGTAAGAAGCTACTGAAGTAACAAACACCCAATGGAGGAAACATTTGATAATACATACATGCGGGAGAGAAATGTTTGAAACTGTGCATGATATAAAAgcagaaaagaaacaaaatataaaaatacttgaagtggaaaaaagctttaaatgtgATTCTTGTGATTTTTCATCTCAATCAAGTAGTAAATTGAAGATTCACTTAAGAATACATACAGGggagaaaccctttaaatgtaaACTTTGTGATTATGCAGGTAACCAGAGAGGGAATCTaaagaaacacatgagaatacaTACAGGGGAGAAaccttttaaatgcaatttttgtGATTACGCAGGCAGACTAAAAGGTACTTTGAAGTGTCACATGATGATACATACAGGAGAAAAGTGCTTTAAATGCAATGTTTGTGATCGTGCATTTTACGTAAAAGGTAATCTAAGGAAACACATGAAAAAACATACAGGAGATATTAAGAGATTTAAATGTGGCCTTTGTGATTATAGATTTAAAACAAAGTGTAATCTGAAGATACACGTACAGAGaaaacatacaggagagaaaccctTCAAGTGCAAGATATGCGATTATGCATGTGTTGAAAGCACTCACTTAAAGGGccatatgagaatacatacaggggaatatttatttaaatgtaaaatgtgtgattATGCATGTTACCAATCCAGTAATCTGAAGAGACATATGCTAAAACACACAGGAGTGCGaagctttaaatgtgatgtttgtgatcatgcattttacacaatttatGAGCTAAAATTACATATGGAAATACATGCAGGAGATAAATATAATTGTGATATTTGTGGTTCTGCATTTAGCTTGAAAGGTAGTCTGATATCACACATTGGAATACATGTAGGGGAGAAACGATTTAGCTGTGATTTTTGTGATTATGCTGGTTATAAGAGCCATCATCTGAAGGAGCATATGACAATACATACTGAAGAGAAGAGCTATAAATGTGACATTTGTGATTATTCCTGTAACTCACGAGCTTATCTGAAGACACATATCAAAATACATACAGGAGAGGCAAGGatctttaaatgtgatgtttgtgattattcATGTCACCATCGCAGTAATATGAATAGACATAAggcaatacatacaggagagaagcGCTTTAAATGCAATGTTTGCGATTATGTGTGTAATGTAAGAAGTTCTATGAACAGCCATATGGCAATGCATACAGGagaaaaacgctttaaatgtgatgtttgtgattgtGCATACCATGATGGCAGTGGTCTGAAGAGGCATATGGTagtacatacaggagagaaaccttttaaatgtgatgtttgtgattattcAAGTAATAAAAGGTACGTTCTGAAAAGACATGTGAAGATACATACAGGAGTAAAAAGCCTTAAATGTAATATGTGTGATTATGCATGTCATAATAGCAGTAGTCTGAAGAGGCATATGGAAacacatacaggagagaaacgctttaaatgtggtttttgtgattatgcatgtaatgaAAAAAGATCTTTGATTAAGCATATAAAACTACACACTAGAAAAGAAAGTAAATAACATGTCTGTCCTTATACATGTAATTCAAGCAGCAGTTGCATCAAAATGCATATTCGAAAGCATAAAGAGGAGAAAATCTTTAAATGTGATGTATGTGATCGTGCATTTATTGAAAGGAGTAATCAAAGGGTACATATGAAAAAACACGCAGGACAAGAAATTATCAAACTAAGATAGCCAATAAAGCGGTCTTTGGTACGATGTCATATGAAAAAACATACTGGAAAGAAATATGTATGTGTGATTTACTTAGTTAAATCAGAAATATGAGAACACATatgagaaaatattttgaacatgatttatgattatgcatgttttatattCAATTATGTCTCTTCTATGTTTCCCTGAATGCGTATTTTTTTCATAGGTGTATTAAGGACCACACTGTGTGTTTTGTCATAATTTCATTGAATGCAGACTTGAAAAGAACGGGACGTCTTACATGAACACATGTGCAGGGCAAGTGTTGTCCAAAGCATAACCTCTCTGTGTCTCTCTAAGTTAAATAGTTCTCATCTGATATTCATCAAACATGCTGACAATGTTCGTGGGCataccttagccaagttcgataaccactcaaatctttttgaacagtcttggaatatggccattgaattactaaaaaaaaccTGCAAATTTAACATTGACTGCTCTCTAACATGTCTATGTCAAACAGTTTTTCTTGCGatatttaccaaacttgctgacagtgtttgCTGAAATAATATTTCATCCAAGTTTGG
This DNA window, taken from Mercenaria mercenaria strain notata chromosome 19, MADL_Memer_1, whole genome shotgun sequence, encodes the following:
- the LOC128550901 gene encoding zinc finger protein 665-like: MFETVHDIKAEKKQNIKILEVEKSFKCDSCDFSSQSSSKLKIHLRIHTGEKPFKCKLCDYAGNQRGNLKKHMRIHTGEKPFKCNFCDYAGRLKGTLKCHMMIHTGEKCFKCNVCDRAFYVKGNLRKHMKKHTGDIKRFKCGLCDYRFKTKCNLKIHVQRKHTGEKPFKCKICDYACVESTHLKGHMRIHTGEYLFKCKMCDYACYQSSNLKRHMLKHTGVRSFKCDVCDHAFYTIYELKLHMEIHAGDKYNCDICGSAFSLKGSLISHIGIHVGEKRFSCDFCDYAGYKSHHLKEHMTIHTEEKSYKCDICDYSCNSRAYLKTHIKIHTGEARIFKCDVCDYSCHHRSNMNRHKAIHTGEKRFKCNVCDYVCNVRSSMNSHMAMHTGEKRFKCDVCDCAYHDGSGLKRHMVVHTGEKPFKCDVCDYSSNKRYVLKRHVKIHTGVKSLKCNMCDYACHNSSSLKRHMETHTGEKRFKCGFCDYACNEKRSLIKHIKLHTRKESK